A window of Actinomadura viridis genomic DNA:
GATCAAGGCCATGTGGATGCCCGTTCCCGACGCCGCGTGCAGCATGTCCAGATGGCCGCCGGGCTGGAGTGGAGTGCTGGTGATCCGCCGGTCGATGTACAGGGCGGCCAGGCTCGCGGTGCCGCCGACCGCGAACGCGACGAGCGCGCACACCGCGGCCTTGGCGGCCAGCAGGCGGCCCCGGCGGGGGACCGTGGCCAGGCTGGTACGGATCGCACCGGTCGCGTACTCGGAGGTGACGGCCAGGACGCCGAGGACGCCGAGTGCGAGCTGGGCGAGCATCCCGCCCCGCAGACCGGAACCGGAGACGTCGGGTAACGCGCAGCCTCCGGCGGCCCAGGTGTGGCAGCCGGGAACGGGGAAGCGGGGGTCCAGCGCACCGAGCACCATCAGCAGGGCGGCGCTGAGCGCGGCGAGGACGCCCGGCCGCAGGGTGCGGATCTTCGTCCACTCCGACCGGACGGCGTGGCGGAAGGTGACGGGCGGGAGGGGACCGGGCCTGCCCGGGCCGGTGCGCAGAGGGGAGGCGGCGCCCATCAGGCCGCCCCTTCGGTGGCCGCCTGGCCGGGGCCGTTCCGGGTCAGTTTCTGGCAGACCTCGATCAACGAGGACCGCTGGGGCGTCAGTTCGTGCAGGCGGATCCCGCCGGTCACGGCCAGGCGGTGGATCTCGGCGGCGTCAAGGCCCGACACCAGCAGCGCGCCGCCGGTGCCCAGCCGGACGCCCGCGCAGGCCCCGGTCAGCCGCCCGGCCAGGAAGCCCGGATCGTCGCAGCGCACCAGCACCTGACGTTCGGCGTACTCGCGTTCGAGGTCACGGGCGTCGCGGTCGGCGACGAGCCGGCCGCGGTCGAGCACGACCAGATGGTCGGCGAGCTGCGTCAGCTCGCTCAGCGGGCGGCCGGTGACCAGCACCGTACGGCCCTCGCGGGCCAAGCCCCACAGCAGGGTGCGCATCCAGGAGAGGCCCGCCGGGTCGAGCCCCTCCACCGCGTCGTCGTAGATCAGCACGCTGGGGTCGCCCAGCAGGGACAGGGCGACGCCCAGCCGCCGGCACATCCCGAACGACAGCGTGCGGACCCGCCGGCCGGCGACCCGGTCCAGCCCGGCCAGCCGGACCACCTCGTCCACCCGGCGGCGGGGGATGCCGTTGCTGCGGGCCGCGCAGAGCAGCTGGTCGTACGCGCGGCGGCCGCCGTGCAGTGTCCCCGGCCCGGGCAGCGCGCCCACCTGCCGCATCGGGCTGGGGAGGTCGGCGAAGCGGCGGCCCCCGGTGCGGGCCGTTCCCCGGCTGGGGGTGGTGAGCCCGAGGATCATCCGCAGGGTGATCGTCTTGCCCGCACCGTTGGGACCGATGAGCCCGGTCACCCGGCCAGGGCGGATCGTGACCGTCAGATCGTCGACGGCCAGGATCGGCCCGTAACGCTTGGTCAGCCGGTGGAGCTCGATCATCTTTCCTCCCTCGGAACGATCCGGTCGTCGGGACGGGGACAAGGACGGGGGCGGGGACGGGGATGGGACGCGGGGATGGGACGCGGCGGCGCGAGGCCGGGGGCGTGCGGCTTCGTCCGGGTCGGGTGTCAGCCGTTGCGGGCGGCGTAGGTGCCCGTGGTGCTCCACAACTCCGGTCTCAGATCGGCGCGGCGGGTGACGTTGAGCTTGCGGTACACGCGGGTGAGGTGCTGCTCGACGGTGCTGACCGTGATGAGGAGCGTGTCGGCGATCTGCCGGTTGGTGTGGCCCTGGGCGGCCAGCGCGGCGACCTTCCGTTCGGCCTCGGTCAGCTCGGGGACCGGAACGTTCGCCCGCGCCGGTGTCCCTCCCGCCGTAGGGGCGGCGGCGCGGCCCGCCGGGCGACGCTTCGCCGGGCCCGCCGGTGAGAGCTCCGGCGCGACCTGTTCCGCAGGGGAACGCGCGGGCGAGCCCGGCGTACCGGCCTGGGGGGCACCGGGGCGCGACGGG
This region includes:
- a CDS encoding ABC transporter ATP-binding protein, with the protein product MIELHRLTKRYGPILAVDDLTVTIRPGRVTGLIGPNGAGKTITLRMILGLTTPSRGTARTGGRRFADLPSPMRQVGALPGPGTLHGGRRAYDQLLCAARSNGIPRRRVDEVVRLAGLDRVAGRRVRTLSFGMCRRLGVALSLLGDPSVLIYDDAVEGLDPAGLSWMRTLLWGLAREGRTVLVTGRPLSELTQLADHLVVLDRGRLVADRDARDLEREYAERQVLVRCDDPGFLAGRLTGACAGVRLGTGGALLVSGLDAAEIHRLAVTGGIRLHELTPQRSSLIEVCQKLTRNGPGQAATEGAA